In Flavobacterium sp. N3904, one DNA window encodes the following:
- a CDS encoding TM2 domain-containing protein, with amino-acid sequence MIKNHLESQIKSLDTAYRLWFFFGLHYAYLGKWKIQFLYWITLGGMGVWSVIDLVTLSRRIAVHNEFIFEQIDDLNRIG; translated from the coding sequence ATGATTAAAAATCATTTGGAATCACAGATTAAATCTTTGGATACCGCTTATCGATTGTGGTTCTTTTTTGGGTTGCATTATGCTTATTTGGGCAAATGGAAAATTCAATTTTTGTATTGGATTACCTTAGGAGGCATGGGAGTTTGGTCTGTTATAGATTTGGTTACCCTTTCCAGAAGAATTGCTGTACATAATGAATTTATTTTTGAACAAATCGATGATTTGAACAGAATAGGGTGA